One Microscilla marina ATCC 23134 DNA window includes the following coding sequences:
- a CDS encoding MBL fold metallo-hydrolase RNA specificity domain-containing protein has translation MRLTFWGAARQVTGSMHLLELDNDFKVLIDCGHDLERERKPLTDENGLYQGIFPFEPSQINAVVLTHAHIDHSGFLPNLVREGFEGVIYCTDATYDLTNLLLHDAASLNQRKLKKIAKSKKFNPVHKEQKYAKRELFLAPHVHEALGHFRTLLFRQRKKIGDGIYITLIPTGHLLGAANALIEVEENDQTKKLCFSGDLGRYNYPLLSDPEPTPEVDYLICESTYGNRYHQSEGSPEEIVLDVIKRACVDKPGRLLIPAFSVGRTQALLFTLNKLCSEGKLPPIKIYTDSPLAKASTQVYQKHLSLLNKEAQEFHKSNQSLFDFENLIYLETSKQSKAISNYNHPYMVVSSSGMIQGGRIEYHIKQNIQNSLATVLLIGYSAEGTLGNDLLNGRKYIVADRHELAVNATIERTDIFSGHGDLNDLIKFVKWQSPEKLKKLFLVHGESSSMDDFKETLGKEGYSQVEIPEKGQSFEL, from the coding sequence ATGCGATTGACATTTTGGGGTGCAGCTCGTCAGGTAACCGGGAGTATGCATTTGCTTGAACTGGATAATGATTTTAAGGTGTTGATAGACTGTGGGCATGATCTGGAGCGGGAACGCAAACCTCTCACTGATGAGAATGGGTTATATCAGGGTATATTCCCTTTTGAGCCTTCCCAAATCAACGCAGTAGTACTTACTCACGCTCATATAGACCATTCGGGTTTTTTGCCTAACTTGGTGCGTGAAGGTTTCGAGGGGGTTATTTATTGCACAGACGCTACTTATGACCTGACCAATCTATTGCTACATGATGCGGCTTCGTTGAACCAACGAAAATTAAAAAAAATTGCTAAAAGTAAAAAGTTTAATCCCGTTCATAAAGAGCAAAAATACGCCAAACGGGAGCTTTTTTTGGCACCTCATGTACATGAGGCATTAGGACACTTTCGTACTTTGTTGTTTCGACAGCGCAAAAAAATAGGCGATGGCATTTATATAACACTTATACCCACCGGACATTTGCTGGGGGCAGCCAATGCCTTGATAGAAGTAGAAGAAAATGACCAAACAAAAAAATTATGCTTTTCAGGTGATTTAGGGCGTTACAATTATCCCCTCTTGAGCGACCCTGAACCTACACCAGAGGTAGATTACTTGATATGTGAGTCTACGTATGGCAATCGCTACCATCAATCGGAGGGCAGCCCTGAAGAGATTGTACTGGATGTAATCAAAAGAGCCTGTGTGGATAAGCCGGGGCGTTTATTGATTCCAGCGTTTAGTGTTGGACGTACTCAGGCGTTACTCTTTACCCTCAACAAACTTTGTTCAGAGGGCAAGTTGCCTCCTATTAAGATATACACAGATAGTCCACTGGCAAAAGCCAGCACTCAAGTATACCAAAAACACTTAAGTTTGCTTAATAAGGAAGCACAGGAGTTTCACAAATCTAATCAAAGCCTTTTTGATTTTGAAAACTTGATTTATCTCGAAACCTCCAAACAGAGTAAAGCAATCTCTAACTATAACCACCCCTATATGGTGGTATCTTCTTCAGGAATGATTCAGGGGGGACGCATAGAATATCATATCAAACAAAATATTCAGAACTCACTGGCTACAGTACTATTGATTGGTTATTCAGCAGAGGGTACACTGGGGAACGACTTGCTCAATGGACGTAAATACATTGTGGCTGATCGTCACGAACTTGCAGTAAATGCTACCATTGAGCGTACCGATATTTTTAGCGGACACGGTGATTTGAATGATTTGATTAAGTTTGTAAAGTGGCAATCACCCGAAAAACTAAAGAAACTATTTTTAGTGCATGGTGAATCCTCATCTATGGACGACTTTAAAGAAACCTTGGGCAAAGAGGGATACTCACAAGTAGAGATTCCTGAAAAAGGGCAAAGTTTTGAACTGTAA
- a CDS encoding mechanosensitive ion channel family protein produces MKTSKLHQFVLPVLLTASFVISWLIRNEIIHYAGLPKAKLWLEIADDILLTGLWLSTAFLFSRFLTVIVLDTWMSRRIEGRVPTFLHNMVAVIVLGVAVTGIMAFVYDQSVAGIWATSGVIGIVLGFALRSMIADIFTGLAINIEQTYKIGEWIVLEGGLEGCVEEINWRTTSIRTPQNNIVRVPNSNIGVKPIVNYAYPDNKSRFEVLISLDFSIETERALRVLQSAAKSVSSQHGFYENPEPKVLVKNINEIGVEYEIHYWINSWKGVSPPVARSRVLASVLEQLRHAGISIAYPKQDIYHEKMPTRHLDSATGDDCIPLLRKVELFKPLGESELAVLGTSIKRIEFTKGEVVIRTGDEGDSMFVVLEGLLEVFVDVFGDGDELRVGLVKPGQFLGEKSLLTGASRSATAKAATNAILYEITRDDLLPVLHQKGEVLETISLIIAERELRNSSIFEKASKELRASETSSLSKQILVKMKDLFSDF; encoded by the coding sequence TTGAAAACAAGCAAATTACACCAGTTTGTCTTGCCTGTATTGCTCACTGCCTCTTTTGTCATAAGCTGGCTTATTCGCAATGAAATCATTCATTACGCTGGTTTACCCAAAGCAAAATTATGGCTTGAGATAGCCGATGATATCCTCTTGACTGGTTTATGGCTGTCAACAGCTTTTCTTTTTTCCCGTTTTTTAACTGTAATCGTGCTCGATACCTGGATGTCGCGTCGCATAGAAGGGCGCGTGCCTACTTTTTTGCACAATATGGTTGCAGTCATTGTATTGGGGGTAGCTGTTACAGGCATTATGGCTTTTGTGTATGATCAATCAGTGGCAGGCATTTGGGCAACATCAGGGGTGATAGGGATTGTGTTAGGTTTTGCCTTACGTTCTATGATTGCCGATATTTTTACTGGATTGGCCATCAACATAGAACAAACCTATAAAATAGGCGAATGGATCGTGCTCGAAGGTGGTTTAGAGGGCTGTGTAGAAGAGATTAATTGGCGAACAACGAGCATACGTACCCCGCAAAATAATATTGTGAGGGTACCTAATAGCAATATTGGTGTAAAACCCATTGTAAACTATGCTTACCCTGATAATAAAAGCCGTTTTGAGGTACTCATCAGTTTGGATTTTTCTATAGAAACAGAGCGAGCTTTACGAGTGTTGCAGTCGGCAGCTAAATCGGTGTCCAGTCAGCACGGATTTTATGAAAATCCTGAGCCTAAAGTGTTGGTCAAAAACATCAATGAAATAGGGGTAGAGTACGAAATACATTATTGGATCAACTCCTGGAAAGGAGTATCGCCTCCTGTAGCACGTAGTAGGGTACTTGCCAGTGTATTGGAACAGCTGCGCCATGCGGGTATTTCTATTGCTTACCCCAAGCAAGATATTTATCATGAAAAAATGCCGACCCGCCACTTAGACTCTGCCACAGGCGATGACTGTATCCCCTTATTACGAAAAGTAGAACTATTCAAACCCTTGGGTGAGTCAGAGCTGGCAGTTTTGGGCACAAGCATCAAACGCATAGAGTTTACCAAGGGCGAAGTAGTCATTAGAACAGGCGATGAAGGTGATTCTATGTTTGTGGTGTTAGAAGGGTTACTAGAGGTGTTTGTAGATGTATTTGGCGACGGCGATGAGTTGAGGGTAGGACTAGTAAAACCAGGACAATTTCTGGGTGAAAAGTCATTGCTCACTGGTGCTAGTAGGTCGGCAACTGCTAAAGCGGCTACCAACGCTATTTTATATGAAATTACCCGTGATGACCTGTTACCAGTATTGCACCAAAAAGGTGAGGTACTGGAAACCATTAGTTTAATTATTGCTGAAAGAGAGTTACGCAATTCCAGCATATTTGAAAAAGCCTCTAAAGAATTACGAGCTTCAGAGACTTCTTCTTTATCCAAACAAATTTTGGTCAAGATGAAAGACTTGTTTTCCGACTTTTAA